One Carya illinoinensis cultivar Pawnee chromosome 5, C.illinoinensisPawnee_v1, whole genome shotgun sequence genomic window, tgagcagagagagtttacaagagaggtttttgtaaaaattatttcatagtgaaattacagcagttGCGGatgtaggcaattgccgaaccacgttaaattttgtctctcttttatttagaatcatctctGTCTCCGACCAGCTCTCAACAAAGAATTGAAGGCAAAGCAAGAGCCACAAGAGGATCGGCAGTGATCCCCAGAGCGTCTACGCAAGGGTAAGTTCACTACAAATGCTACCACTTGTCATCaccaaacatcatttaaaaaaaaaaaaaaaactgctgccAATCAATATAATTAATAGGTAAGAAATTATTCCTTCCCATGCATTTTgcagaaaagaagagagagaataaatGGGAGGCTAAGAATCCTACAGACTTGTCCCTTAATGGAACAAAGGTAGGCAGTTTGCTCTATGTAGCATCAATGGTGAATGGAGTTCCTGGAACTTATTCAATGGTATTGCAGGTGATATTAGCACAATGCTTGATGAAGCTGTTGAATATGTGAAGTTTTTACAGCACCAAATTAAGGTAATAGCAAAACAAAATCCACCTTATTCCACATCCTTTAGGTAATTGACATATCGCTATTTCTAAATTTAAACTTACTGGTctactttttcattttcttgcttGTAGCTCTTAAGCTCCGATGATCTATGGATGTATGCTCCCTTAGCTTATAATGGAGTGGACATTGGACTTGATCTGAAGATCAACCTGCCCAAACAACAGATATAAGATATAAAAAGAAAGGTGGAACAGCTTTCTACATGATACCAGAAGAAGTCATTTCATCAGCTTGTTTGGATGAGTTATTATCAAGTTCTTTTAGTTAATTTTCACTAGGAAATAAATGGTATCATGAACATCTCATAAAGTCCGATCTGTTCTATCTTGTTCCCATTTTAGAGTAACGGACGTGATTTGAGCTGCGTTCTTTAGTTGACATTACTTGGTAACTTGGAGGGATAAAAGGAAGCATAGTACTGGGCCTGCTCCAAACTGGAAGTAACGACTAGGTCTAGGCATCTGTCACCAAACGTAGTTATCATTGTATTTAGTTTTAGATTGTTGCAGGTGTCTCATGAAGTACCTGTTTATTTTGGTTCCAGAGTACTATAATTAATTGGGAAATGCCCCCTTATTTGTTTAACGACAAGAActtgattaatatatagtatcACCAGATCATTGATGGCACTTTATGCAATATGTAagattaataattcacttaagtGGGCACATTTACTCTACTCAACAGTGATTGACCCAGAGGAAAAAAAACGCAGCGGTTGCTTTTCATCATGTGAGAGCACACTGAATCAATGACAATCATCCTCCATTGAATGATTAGATtggataaattaatatagagaTCGATGCAAAAGACTGCTCCAGCTGTCTTAGCAGTGGGTTTTATGTATTCATGTCTGAGAGATTCAAAGAGATGAATTAGAATCACGAAGCTATCACATGTAGTGCAACTCCAAAGATTATTAGTAGGCCAGAGTTTGCTTTGAATCAGTCGCAAAACTAGGCAGGCAGGTTTTTTTGGAAGATGAACTGATGAACACCTTGAGAGAGTATTCAAGCGAGACTGTAATAACATGTTGTCGGGCTTggatatatgtttttttatactGTTTATTGCATAGAAAAGTGCTGATACACCAAAACAATGTAATAACAAATACAAAAAGGAAAGatgaaattaacaaaaatgTTCCATTTCAATCTCTAAGGTCAGCCCAGAACTTAAGCCAGGCCGCCAACCGATAGAATATCTGCCATGGCAAGTACACATATGTAAGAGGTAGCCCTTAGATAAAATGGATATACCTTGATAAGTTTACACGTTCACATTTCAAGTCTTGACCATCAAATGCTGATTCACAAGTTCCATATTATCCATTATTGCCCTATTCTGTTTAATTCTATGCAGCACGAATTTAATGTCACTTCAccgttttcttccttttttcttttttttttttttttttttttgtggtgaaTTCCTGAATGAAAATTTCTTTGGTACTGCTCTATCTCATTGGGCAAGCCTAATTATTGGATGCATACTTTCTTTGGTGCGTGTGTAAAAAACATTGAAACAAGAGCGAAGTTGAAATCATGAGATTAAAAACTGGTTTAGTCACCAActtaattcaattttaaaatcattCGAATTGGGGGAGATGTCATTATCATTATGTCAATACAATTATTAATGGTTTATCATCAGCCCCACGTTCTCTCCATAAAGTCTCCTCACCAAATCCGACTCTTATATTCTTCCCTTTTATGCTATAGGATACCTTTTTAATTATCAGTTTTGATACTAACCAATAACAGTTAACCCTTCCAGAAATATTCATtgactcttttatttatttttgcattattttttttaagattttagtAACCAGGCGCTACAGGCCACTGAAAGGTTGCATCATTCTAATATGCTTGAACTTGGTCCCTCTCTGAGTTGTCCTTAGCGGGGCATCAAAAGATCTGATATTGATAATTTGGGCTTTTGCATCTAATAATTATTGGCAATCATGTGATCACCAAGAAGTCAACCTTTTCTAATTATAGCTGTCGAATATAAATACTTCCATAGTTTCGTCTTGAACCATCGTGCTTCTCTAAAAATTTGAACCCTTAGGAAAAACAGAGATTTCCCAAGAAATGGAGTATAGCAGAGCTATATCTGGGGAAGCTATATTTATGGCTCATAATGAGGGCTTAAGCTTTGAAGTCCCGTCTACTTTTTGGCCTTGCCATGATTCAGCTTTGAACATGGCAGCCCTAGGTGAAGTTTCCGGCTATTCTTCTGATATGTCTAATTCTAAGTTTTACACTGCCTCACATTTTAGTGGCAGTAGCTACTACATGAATGAGTCTCATCTAATTCAAAATTCCAGTGGTAGCTCCATGTCCATGGATTTTTGTTTGGCTGGCATGAAAAACAGCAGCTCTTTTCTCATTGAACGAAATGATTGCTTGGACAAAGAAACGAGTGAACGGAATGCAGAAGAGTCTGTTGGATATGTGACCGAAGCTGTTTCTCCTGATATGGATTCACGCCCTATAAGGGGATCCAAGATGTCAGCTCCTGATTCAATCGTGGAAGACCAATGTAACAACTCATCTGGGAAATCCAAGAAAAGATCTCGGAGTTCAAATGTGAGTATGCTGACAATATTTACCTACTCACCAATGCGTTACCATTTTTCCAAGTGAAAGAAGTTATTTCCTATTCACGATGAAATCTTAATTTCAATAATGCAGGTCCCAAAGAACGTAAGAAATCAACAACCAAAGAAGAATCTTAAGCTTTCTTGGCCCAGCAACGAGGAAGAAGATGGGAATAATGGTCTTGTTAGGCAAAGCTTGAGCAGCTGCTCCTCAGAGGATGACCCCAATGCTTCTCAAGAACTGAATGGAGGAGTGACCTCAAAATTGGCCTCAAACTTAATAGGGCCTGCAGCTTCAAACTTGAAAGGAAAAACAAGAGCCAGGAGGGGGTCAGCCACTGATCCCCAGAGCCTTTATGCAAGGGTAAGTCCCCCACAAACGCTTGCACATTGACCCAACTTTATGGAAATTTTCCTGTCCATGAATCTGATTAATTGATCTTTTCATTTGTATCTTgcagaagagaagagagaggatAAATGAGAGGCTGAGAATCCTACAGAACCTTGTTCCTAATGGAACAAAGGTAAGCAGTATCCTCCATCTGAACATATTGTTCTCCCAGTCTGAAGTGCACCTGAAATTCTCAAAATTGGTTCTTTGATGCTGCAGGTTGATATTAGCACAATGCTTGAGGAAGCTGTccattatgtaaaatttttacAGCACCAGATTAAGGTATTAGACAAAGGGAATCCGTATGGTAAACATTGAAAGATCAGCTTGACAAAATGGTGCTACCTTTATCTTTCCATGTTCACTATCTAACCCcaccttttttgttctttcttgttGGGGGCTCTGTAGCTCTTAAGCTCCGATGATCTGTGGATGTATACTCCCATCGCTTACAACGGAATCAACATTGGACTTGATCTGAAAATCACACCGCTTAGAAAACCATAGAAGATAAAAGGATAAGACAGCCGTCCATAGATCAGCACAGCACCGCATGTGAAACAGCCATGGCAGCTACAAGTGGGGTTTATTTGCATCAGCAAGGCAACTCTCAAAGTCCTATTATCAAGGTCTATGAGCGAAACTGTCACAGATAATTCCTAAAACTAAGGCCGCTTCAATGAGTTTCCTTCCGAGTGTGACAGACATTATAATTTGAGCAGAATTTCTTCTTATGATCACAGTTTTGAGATCCACCGATTCAGATTGGCGGCCCAATGTAAATACCATGTacattaaaatgattaatatgaCAGGAACTGGTTATCTCAGTTGTGGATATTCTGCTTTAACATACTTTTAAGGGCAAACACAAATGTTTGATACGCAATATTCATCGAGAGCCGAATATGAAAAGTTGCAAATATGGACATAATGTAAGTAGAGAAATAACACTTGCAGTCGTGAGTGTGCAAGCACTGtgtaatcactttgaaaaaagtgaataaatacgggaccaacatcaaaagaaaattaattctttaataatagattcaatctttttcaaaaggaaaatgataaacttactttttatttacaatttgcATACAACTatgtagaaaaataatattattttaaattttactttgactttattgatgatttgatgtgtttaaataaaaatattattatatttaaaattgtttatAAATTGTAAATTGGTTGATGGTGTATCATTATCCTTTTCAAAATGACTATACGATACTTGCatatttcacgactgtatgtacaTTAGGATTACTCTTGTAAGTAACCAAGAAGAATTTTAGCCACCTAAGCACATGTTAGGGTTCTTGAAAGTGACAGCTCGTATGTCCATAAATTCGACACAAACCAGGGCTTCTTGAACCTCGCCAACATTTGCCATCACAGCCATGGGTGAGAAGACGGTGTCAAGTTCCGTTCATTCTCTTCAAGTCCCTTTCGTTTGTCATGGtctttgaaattcttgaaaattgaaattgagGGGCATTTATATCATATGGAGGATGCATGACCCTTCGAAATATGAATAGCTAAATATATTGTCAACCTAGATGCATGCAAAGTGTCTGTCTTTCAATCTATACAACCGACACCTTATAACCTCAAATTTTAAAGAACTGACATTTTACACTCTCAAGTAAGATCTCTAACCTTCAAGATTGTCCATGTCAACTGTTTTTCTCCACCTTAATGATTAGAATTGAACAATGGAAAAAAGCTCAAGTTTTTATCTGAAGAAGTAGGTGCTTTTGGTAGCTTAAAATGCAAAAGTGCAAACTTTAACTGGAATTTTTTAAGAATCCAAACGTAGGCGGTGTAGCTCTTTTACAAGGAACTAGGGCTTATCTGATGTTCCGGATGGGTGTCCACTAAACGCATCTAAGCCAAAATCTGTGGGGCTTCCGGGGATACTTTAGAAGCTTCAATTTCCTCTAGTTGCATAAGTGCTGTGGAATTATCCAAGCAAATACGAGAAGTAGTAATGGCATCAATCATCTTTATAATCCATTTTGGTGCATAGCCAATAAAACAAATCCATTTCATCACGACTTGTTACAGCataaaaaatctaaacaaaatataccCTTTCACTagtagtcactttcttaattattaaaaataaaaaaataaaacacacaaGCGGACAAACTGAGAAGGAAGACTACTTGGAATCTTTCATATAAATAAGACAGGCGCGCCCAAGTCAACaaacctttttgttttttgaagtgTCAATGAATAGTTTCTCTTATGTAAAAGGTCACTTTCAATAAATATGAACTACAAGCAAAACTGAGAGAATCGTGTCCTACCATGCCAACAGAAATTACCATTATCCTAAAAACAATCAAGTATAGGACACTGAAGTCATCCCGTCTTAAATgttaaaaatgtataaataaattacagAATTCCTGTTTAAATTAGGGAGTGAGACTTTCCAGGAGGGGAAACGGACTTCCTTTTAGCTTTGCAATTTACTTCCTACCCTAGTTTTGTTGTTCAGCACGATACTCTGCTAACAAACATGACAACTTCTACTCTGCATTCTTTTATTGTCTAGCATATTATACAAGAATATATAATCCACTCTCAAAACTCGTGTCATATAAAGATGGGTGTATCGAATCTACCAATGCAGGTTTGCCAAAAATCCTCAAGAAAAATGAAGGATGGAGTTTTCCTCTTTCAAGGATGTTCATCGTTGACATGGTTTGGTACTTCAGCTTGACTATCTAGAGGCATATACTGTGCCATGATAGCTCTGATTTCTGAATCCATGTACGACTGCAGAAACAACAATGGAAACAtcaataatttgaatatttaaccCGACAGAAAGTAAAGCTTTATAATCTGAAATTTAAAGGCATGTTTGGACACTAGTGTcttagaattttgtgaatagtagtaaaatagtttgagtgaaTATGTTTCATTGAGTTTTaggaaataagagagaaaaagttgaataaaaatataatcaagttaaaaaattgtttgcatataattttttaatattatttttgttttaaagtttgtaagagttgtattgattttttgtgtttgaataataattaggtaatgattagattaaaaagttgaaaatttgaaattaaaaagtgttttgtatttgagtgatgtttgagaatgaaattatgagaagttttgagaagtttgaaaattttcagtGTCCAAACATGTCCTAATCTCCTAGAACCatctcaaattatatcaatttcacGCTCACTAAATGCCTTCTAATAGTTttttataaaccaaaaacaaaatggaATTCATAACCATGCCAAATATCCAATTCCCTTTTAAGCCACCTTATGAACAGTAAACTTCTCATTTTTTCGCAACACTCATGTTGAAGTAAATGCTAAGTAAACAAACACAAGTATTACGAACTTCATTAAATAAGCTCATAATAACATAAGACCATTAAAGGTATGTTCCCGGAGCTGTTCAGAATTTCTAGTGATGAGGATGCATC contains:
- the LOC122309629 gene encoding transcription factor RSL2-like, with protein sequence MEYSRAISGEAIFMAHNEGLSFEVPSTFWPCHDSALNMAALGEVSGYSSDMSNSKFYTASHFSGSSYYMNESHLIQNSSGSSMSMDFCLAGMKNSSSFLIERNDCLDKETSERNAEESVGYVTEAVSPDMDSRPIRGSKMSAPDSIVEDQCNNSSGKSKKRSRSSNVPKNVRNQQPKKNLKLSWPSNEEEDGNNGLVRQSLSSCSSEDDPNASQELNGGVTSKLASNLIGPAASNLKGKTRARRGSATDPQSLYARKRRERINERLRILQNLVPNGTKVDISTMLEEAVHYVKFLQHQIKLLSSDDLWMYTPIAYNGINIGLDLKITPLRKP